In one Halosimplex halophilum genomic region, the following are encoded:
- a CDS encoding 50S ribosomal protein L13 — MSLAEFEADVVVDARDCILGRVASQVAERALDGERVAVVNAEAAVVTGSEDDVIGTFETRREVGSDQGPAYPKRPDGILKRSIRGMVPYKTDRGREAFENVRVYVGNPYDEDGEVLDGTSLDRLSNIKFVSLGDVSEALGAKQTW, encoded by the coding sequence ATGAGCCTCGCCGAGTTCGAGGCCGACGTGGTCGTCGACGCGCGGGACTGCATCCTCGGTCGCGTCGCCTCGCAGGTCGCCGAGCGCGCGCTCGACGGCGAGCGCGTCGCGGTGGTCAACGCCGAGGCGGCGGTCGTCACCGGCAGCGAGGACGACGTGATCGGCACGTTCGAGACGCGCCGCGAGGTCGGCTCCGACCAGGGGCCGGCCTACCCGAAGCGGCCGGACGGCATCCTCAAGCGGTCGATCCGCGGGATGGTGCCCTACAAGACCGACCGCGGTCGCGAGGCGTTCGAGAACGTCCGCGTCTACGTGGGCAACCCCTACGACGAGGACGGCGAAGTCCTCGACGGGACCTCGCTGGACCGACTGTCGAACATCAAGTTCGTCTCGCTCGGCGACGTGAGCGAGGCGCTGGGAGCCAAGCAAACATGGTAA
- a CDS encoding 50S ribosomal protein L18e, protein MSKSNPRLSSLIADLKTTARNSGGDVWGDVAERLESPRRTHAEVNLGRIERYAQEDETVVVPGKVLGSGVLQKDVTVAAVDFSGTAEQKIDQVGEAAPLEQVLEDNPEGSNVRVIR, encoded by the coding sequence ATGAGCAAGAGCAATCCGAGACTCAGTAGCCTCATCGCCGACCTCAAGACGACCGCCCGGAACTCGGGCGGCGACGTCTGGGGCGACGTGGCCGAGCGCCTGGAGAGCCCGCGGCGCACCCACGCGGAAGTCAACCTGGGTCGTATCGAGCGATACGCCCAGGAGGACGAGACCGTGGTGGTGCCCGGCAAGGTGCTCGGCAGTGGCGTCCTGCAGAAGGACGTGACCGTGGCCGCGGTCGACTTCTCCGGCACCGCCGAGCAGAAGATCGACCAGGTCGGCGAGGCGGCACCGCTAGAACAGGTACTCGAAGACAATCCCGAGGGATCGAACGTGCGGGTGATCCGATGA